The sequence CATCCTCTTCAATACCATATTTATCTCTGAGGATAACTAAGATTGCAGATTTTACCCGTTCTTCCCCTTCCCCCAAGGAAGGATTGTGCCCTAACAGAAGATTTAGGCCTTCTCCAGATACTGCTTCACTCAGCTTTTTGTTATATTGATCCTTTGCTAAATGCGGGAGTAAATCCGAAATTGTAAAAACAGGGTCTGCTTCATCCTCTCCAATAATTATTTCAACCTTCTGCCCGTTGCGCAAGAAGACGACTCCATGAAGAGATAGAGGCAGTGCCATCCATTGGTACTTTTTTATTCCCCCATAATAATGAGTTTTTAGGAAAGCCAACCCTTCCTCTTCATACAAAGGGCGCTGCTTAATATCTAATCGCGGAGCATCAATATGGGTTGCGATTAGTCGAAAACCCTCGCTCAAAGGTCTCTGCCCTGAAATTGCTAAGATACCTGCTTTTCCTCGAACTGCCAAACGAACTCTTTGGCCAGGTTGAAAGCCTTCAAGCTTATCTAGAGGTACAAAACCTTCCCGTTGAGCCCAACTCTCAATAATCTGCCAAGATTCTCGCTCGGTTTTTCCTTTACTCAAGAAGGAAAGGTATTCCGTCATAGCCTCTCGTTCTTGATCTGATATCATTAGATCATCCCAGGCTAGTTTGACTTTTTTAGATCCCATTCAATCACCCCTAAAACTTAATTAACTTGATTTTACAATGTCAGTTTCTTTAAGTTTTCTTCATTTTCCCCTCGTTTATCCGACAGATATGTCAAACTTAACTAGATTCTCTTAAATAAGCCGACTACCATCTCAGAACCATACTCCCTTACCCATTGAAAGTGGCTCAAGCAACTTTTCTTTAAGTTGAGCAGAAAACATCTGATCTAAGAGGTTAAATGTTTGGATCAAATGGGGATATAGGTATGAATTTAGCACAAGCTCCATAAAACCATCATTTGAGCCGATATTTAGAAACGGCGACAATAATCCAGCTAATACTGACAGACCAATAAGTGCCCCTAGCCCGCCAAACAATAGCCCTCCTCCGCGATTAAATGACCCACTCCAGCTTCCAAGTGGGCGCAGAAGAATAGCTACCAGTATCTGAATACCTAACACCACAAAATAAAATACAAAGCCAAAAGCAAATAAGCTTAATATACTCTCGGTAATTGTCCCTGCCAAACTATGGGTTACTTGTTCAAGAGTTTGAGGCATTTGGGTACTGGCTATATCTGAAAAAGGGAAAAAACCACGCCATTGTTCAGGAATTATACCTAGGATATTCACTAGTACTTGTTGCTGCAGAGTTTGCGCTTTTGACTCCACAGTAGGAAGTAGTACACGGTAAATCATTGGCTCTATCCATTGTCTAAGTGGAAAATACTGTTCTGCGAGACTCAAGACAGCCATGTATTTCCACGATGCTACCAAGAACCCTACCAGCCATATAAAAAAATTAACAATACTTGTTATCAAACCTTTTTGGTAGCCATGTAGTGCTCCAAATAAGATAAAACCTATAATAAGTACATCGACTAGATTCACATAG comes from Desulfosporosinus meridiei DSM 13257 and encodes:
- a CDS encoding CvpA family protein, whose translation is MNLVDVLIIGFILFGALHGYQKGLITSIVNFFIWLVGFLVASWKYMAVLSLAEQYFPLRQWIEPMIYRVLLPTVESKAQTLQQQVLVNILGIIPEQWRGFFPFSDIASTQMPQTLEQVTHSLAGTITESILSLFAFGFVFYFVVLGIQILVAILLRPLGSWSGSFNRGGGLLFGGLGALIGLSVLAGLLSPFLNIGSNDGFMELVLNSYLYPHLIQTFNLLDQMFSAQLKEKLLEPLSMGKGVWF